The genomic segment ACTTCCAGGAGAGACGACGAGGCCCAGTATTGTGCGGTGCTTGCGGGTTTGGGGGTGGATCAATTTGCGAAGTCGTCATGGCCTTACAAGCTGAGAGTTCAGTAGGCTCTTATACAAAAAGTTGATATAAAACTTGTTGAGTATTATTTCCGTAGCGTATACTCAATATGTTGAGTATGTCAAGAATGCTCTTTTAACGTGATCGGTTTCAAAAAGCGATGGCCCTTGCCCATACGGTATTAGCGCTGCTAGCTCAGCAGCCCAAGAGCGGATATGACGTCAGCAAATGCTTTGATGAGGGGCTGAGCTGCTATTGGCGCGCAAGTCAACAGCAGGTTTATCGTGAGCTATCGAAGATGGAAGCTCAGGGCTGGGTTGATTTTGAGACAGTTCCTCAGGAAGGGAAGCCGGACAAGAAAATCTATCAAATCACGCTAGAGGGTTGGGAAGAGTTCACCCGCTGGTATGCAGAACCGACAGAACGAACGCAGATTCGAGAGGATCTGTTGGTGAAGGTGATGATTGGCTATAAGATGCCTCGCGATCTACTACGAAAGGAGTTGCATCATCGGCTGAAGCTGCATCAGGCTCAGCTGGCTATGTATAAAGAGAAACAGGCTGCGTATCTATCGAAAGTGAAGCCACCTGCAGAGATTCAGTTCAAATACCTGACTCTGAAGCGTGGTATTGCTTATGAGGAGAGTTGGCTGACCTGGTGTAGCGATGTGTTGGAGTTCCTAGATCAGTATGAAGCTGATACGGATGGTCGTTGATATTCAAGACAAGTAATGAACGCGAGCTACAAGGACCAGATTATCAGCATTGAGAAAGGAAATATTCGGTCTCAGAATCACTTCATCTCTAAGATCTTTGGGGTAGCTGTATAAAAAATCGAGGGACTCCTAGCATTCTCGCATCTTCCCGGATTGTTACAACACAACCCGTTTCGTCTAATTTCCATGAGTCGTTGGTGGAGCGAAGATGATTGCGGCAGCGCTCATCGAGTTCAGAGCTATATCGCTGAACCCACCGATAAATAGTCGTGTGATCAACTTCAACGCTACGCTCAAAGAGCATCTGTGCACCGTCTTGGTAGCTCAGGCGATAGCGAAGAGACCAGCATACTGCCCAAAGAATGAGGCAGGGCGGTTATGGGCGATATTTATACAGACAATCAATAGGCATAACTGAAAGCTAGGAGTGGCAAGGCTCTCAGCCTAACATCCGAGCAGCCTATCGTTGCAACGTAACGCTTGGACTTTAGCGCGGTGGGGAGCCTATTAGCGCTTCTGATTTCTTTTTTGAACCATATGTTCATCACCATAAATCGTGACGGTCATGAGGAGACATCCAGTAAAACCGGTGCTCACCCCAACAGATATCGGTAATGGCGATCGTATCGGGATTGCCTCCAGGTAGAGAGAGGCAATGTACTACTATCCTGAATGAGAATAGACTGGTGTTCCGCTTGCCTAAGGACTACCCCTGATCCATTAGCGACGACAACTATGACAACCACTCTGCCTCAATCCAGAATTCTTTGGCCTCAAGTGTTTGCTCTGGCGATGGTACAAGGCGCGATCGTCCTTTCCTGGGTTATTTACAACCTATATCTCGGAGACTTATTAAAGCAATTTGGCTTCTCTGCGGGGTTCGTATTCAGCATTATCCTGCTA from the Acaryochloris thomasi RCC1774 genome contains:
- a CDS encoding PadR family transcriptional regulator, whose product is MALAHTVLALLAQQPKSGYDVSKCFDEGLSCYWRASQQQVYRELSKMEAQGWVDFETVPQEGKPDKKIYQITLEGWEEFTRWYAEPTERTQIREDLLVKVMIGYKMPRDLLRKELHHRLKLHQAQLAMYKEKQAAYLSKVKPPAEIQFKYLTLKRGIAYEESWLTWCSDVLEFLDQYEADTDGR